The Clostridium sp. DL-VIII DNA window TTGCATTCATTTGTAGCAATTTCTATTTTAACACAACAGTATATTTCTAATTCAATAATCTCTTGAATTAGAAAATGAGAGTTTACCTGAATAAATATTATAAACCAATGTTAAGGAGGAAGATTACAATGAAGAGAAAAATATCACCAGCACTAATTTACTTTTTTGGAGCTTTTGGAGGGTTTATGTTTGGGTATGATATCGGGATAATTAACGGTGCTTTACCTGGAATTAAGACAACATGGAATATTGATCCATGGTTAGAAGGGTTAATTACTTCCGGATTATTTGCAGGAGCTATGATTGGAGCTTCGCTAATGGCTTCATTAGCAGATCGCTTTGGTCGCCGTAAGATGATTATGTGGAGTGCAATTGTATTTGCAATTGGTGCCATAGGTTCTGGTATTTCTAATAGTACAAGTTTTTTGATTGCTTCCCGTATTGTTTTAGGAGTAGCTGTAGGAGGAGCTTCAGCTTTGGTTCCAATGTATATGGGAGAAATTAGTCCTGCTGAGACACGTGGAAAGCTATCTGGTTTAAATCAGTTAATGATAACTGTAGGAATGCTTATTGCATATGGTGTAAATTATGCATTTGTACATGTATTTGAGGGATGGAGATGGATGCTTGGTGGTGCCATGGTTCCAGCTGCGATATTATTATTCGGAGCTTTCTTATTACCAGAATCACCACGATTCTTGGTTAGAATTGGTAAAAACGAATTAGCACGACAAGTATTACTAGCATTACGTTCTTCTGAGGAAGCAGAAAGTGAATATAAGGAAATTATTAATGTAAACCACTCTGATTCAGGTTCATTTAAAGATTTGTTTGGAAAAAGAGCTCTACCTGCCGTAGTTGCAGGCTGTGGTTTAACACTATTACAACAAATTCAAGGAGCTAATACAATTTTTTATTACTCATCACAAATTTTAGAGAAGGTTTTTGGTTCATCAATAGCTGGAGTTATCAGCACAGTTGGTATTGGTATTGTATTTGTATTAGCAACAATTGTAACTCTACTAATTGTAGATAAATTCAAACGCCGTAGTTTATTCATGTCAGGATCTATTGGTATGGGAACATGTTTATTATTGGTAGGATTAATTTATCCTGCGGCACAAAGCAATCATGCATGGGCAACTTGGACTGTATTTTTCTTCATCTGCTTATATGTTATATTTTATGCATACTCTTGGGCTGCTGTTACTTGGATTGTAGTTGGAGAATTATTTCCAAGTCATGTTAGAGGACTTGCAACTGGAATTGCGTCAACAGTTAATTGGTTCGGAAATATTTTAGTAGCACTATTCTTCCCAATATTGCTTGAGACAGTGGGATTGTCTGTAATATTCTTTGGTTTTGCTGCAATTTGCGTAATAGGATTTTTATTTGCAAAATATGTCCTTTATGAAACAAAAGGAAAATCATTGGAAGAAATTGAAAAGTACCTATATGATCGTTCTATTGGAAAAGTTGTTGGGTTAATGGAATCTTAAATAATATGTAGGTATACGAATTGCAGAACATTGAAATAATTTATTTCAATCTTTTGGATAAATATTGATACATTTTTATAATAAATATTCTTATTAGGTTTTATAATTTAAGAATTGCATATAGATAAAACTCCAATATATTCTAGTAGTAGAATTTATATTGGAGTTTTTCTTTTTCTACATCTTAAATAGAGTTAGCTTAAATGGAAACAATTAAGAAAGGAAAATGTAGTAAAATGAATAAAAGCCATAAAGAACTAAGAAAAAACTGAAATTATATAAAGCAACTTAAATAAATAGCCTAAGAAATTTATTACTTAGTTAGATATTGCTTATGGAAGTAAATATAAAAAAAACTGTTAATGATAGCAAAATTAATATATAATTAGGTGAAAGTATAAACTAAATAATAAAAAACTTAATATTTATATAGATTAGAATTGAATGAAAAGATGGGTGAATATAATGGAAGCTAGAATAATAGTGGACAGTTGTGTAGATTTTAATTATGAAGTCTTCGGAAATGAAGAGTATATGGAAAGAATACCCTTTAAAATTATAATTGATGATGAGGAAATAATTGATAAAGATTTAGATAGAACTGTACTGCTTGAAAAAATGAAAAATAGTAAAAATAAAATAGGAACTGCTTGTCCATCACCGAATGATTTTCTAGAAGCGTTAAAAAAATCTAAAGACAATTTTATTGTTACTATTTCGGGAAAACTTAGCGGCTCATACAACAGTGCTATTTTAGCTAAAGAAATGTTATTAGAGGAATTTCCAGAGAGCTTTGTGCATGTTTTTGATTGTAAAACAGCGGTTTCAGGGGCTGATTTAGTTGTTTTAAAAATAAAACAATTGATTGAAGAAAAAGTTCAAAATAAGCGCATTGTAGAAGAGGTCACAGAGTATATACATGGTATGAAAACGTTGTTTGTATTAGAAAAGTTAGATAATTTGGTCAAGAATGGAAGGATAAGCAGCATGAAAGCTTTAATGGGTTCATTACTGCAAGTTATTCCAATTATGACTGCTTTAGATGGAGAAATTACTCTTAAAGAACAGGTAAGAGGAAAGAAAAAGGCTTTTAATAGACTGGTTGATATGATTGGTGAAGAAAGTATAGATTTTAAAAATAAAATTCTCGGAATAGGGCATATAAACGCAAAGGAAAAGGCAGAGAAACTTAAGGAAGCAATAAAGAGTAAATACAATTTCAAAGATATTATTGTTTTTGAAGGTGGAGGTTTAAGTACAGTCTATGCTGATGATGGAGGAATTGTAATCTGCTATTAATCATAGGAGAACATTTCTACAATAGATATATATGGTATCCTTGTGCCTTTTTTGGCACAAGGATTTATTTTTTCAAAGCTTGATATAAACAATATTTGTGTTAAAATAAAATTGTAGTCTGACTTTAATGGGAAGCCAAAGAAGAAAGACTTCTAAATGGTAATCGTTCTGAGATACATGAGGGTTCGGCCCAAATGGCAAGGCGGTATTATAGATATAGAGATATATGCTATCCTTGCGTCTTTTTTGGCACAAGGATTTATTTTTTCTATAGCATAATTTATCTGATGCTTAGCAACTGTAACACTCCCATCTTATATCAAAGTGGTAGATAACAGTGGCGCGGCCCTAGATAAGTTCAACTAACTTTCAGTTGGAGATTAAAACTCCCTCTGAAGCCAAGTTTCACTTTATATGAAAAGATAGGTAATTTCTTCTTGAAAGGGATAAAAGATATGGAAACAAGAATTGCATTGATAGGAATTATAGTGGAAGATATGAATTCAACAGACAAACTTAATAGCATCTTACATGAATATTCACAGTATATGGTTGGAAGAATGGGCATACCTTACCGTCAAAAAAATGTCGGTATAATAAGCGTAGTTATAGATGCCACAAATGATATTATAAGTTCATTGTCAGGTAAGCTTGGTATGATTGAAGGCATAAGTGTAAAAACAATGTATTCTAAAACTGCAAAATAAAACTGTTTTTGCCCAAATTGAATCATAAAATTTTAAATCAGAGCGTGTTACACAACAAAAAATTCAATTAAAGAAAGAAGCGTTGATTGATGTATAATGTTAAATCAAAAGTAGCAACAGAATTTATCGATGAAGAAGAGATATTAGAAAGTCTCGAGTATGCAAAGAAAAATAAGAATAATAGAGAACTTATTAATCAAATTTTAGAAAAAGCTAAAGATTGCAAAGGGCTTTCCCATAGAGAAGCGATAGTTTTACTTGAATGTGAATTAGAAGATGAAAATGAAAAAATGTACAAGTTAGCTAAAGAAATTAAGCAGAAATTTTACGGGAATAGAATAGTAATGTTTGCACCATTATATCTTTCTAATTATTGTGTTAATGGATGTACTTATTGTCCATATCATTATAAAAATAAACATATAGCAAGAAAAAAACTTACTCAAGAGGATATTAAAAGAGAAGTTATTGCACTCCAAGACATGGGGCACAAGAGACTCGCTCTAGAAACTGGGGAAGATCCAGTAAATAATCCAATTGAATACGTACTAGAAAGTATAAAGACAATTTATAGCATAAAGCATAAAAATGGCGCTATTAGAAGAGCTAATGTGAATATTGCAGCTACTACTGTTGATAATTATAGAAAACTAAAGGAAGCAGGAATAGGAACATATATATTATTCCAAGAAACATATAATAAAAAAGCATATGAAGAACTTCATCCAACAGGACCAAAACACGACTATGCTTACCATACAGAAGCTATGGACAGAGCTATGGAAGGCGGAATTGATGATGTTGGAATGGGAGTATTATTTGGATTGAATATGTACAAATATGATTTTGTTGGACTTCTTATGCATGCAGAACATTTAGAAGCAGCAATGGGAGTTGGACCACATACAATAAGTGTACCAAGAATAAGACCAGCTGATGATATTAATCCGGAAGAATTTAGTAATGCAATTTCAGATGATATATTTGCAAAGATAGTTGCAGTGCTTAGAATTTCAGTTCCATATACAGGTCTTATTGTTTCAACAAGAGAATCTCAAAAATCAAGAGAGAAGGTACTTGAACTTGGAGTTTCTCAAATAAGTGGAGGATCATCCACAAGTGTTGGAGGATATGCAGAAAGAGAAAAAGAAGAAGACAATTCAGCACAATTTGATGTAAGTGATAATAGAACTTTAGATGAGATCGTAAACTGGTTACTTGAAAGGGGACACATACCAAGTTTCTGTACTGCATGTTATAGAGAAGGAAGAACTGGAGATAGATTTATGAGCCTTGTTAAGTCCGGACAGATAGCAAATTGCTGTCAGCCTAATGCTCTTATGACTTTAAAAGAATATTTAGAAGACTATGCATCTGCTGACACAAAAGAAAAAGGCGAAGAAGCAATCAAAAATGAAATTCCAAGAATACCTAATGAAAAAGTGAGAAAAGTTGTATTAGAACATCTTGAAGATTTACATGAAGGAAAACGTGATTTTAGATTCTAATCGATAATTAATTGACTTATCCAAAGCATATATTTTGCAAGGATAAGTCTATTTTTATTTGTACGAAACTATAGATTCTCTAAGGTTAAGAAAATTCATGTAATGAAATTGATAGCATTTTAGAAAATATTTCCTAAGAATTTCGATAATTTTGTGAAGAATTTCATATGGAGATTAAATTATAAAGCCTATATAATTAGGAATGTAAACGAGTAACAAAAAACAAATCTTTATTCTAAGGCATATAAAGAAATAATAGATAAAGATGTTATATCTATCTTTTGATTGTGCCGAAGTATACTTAAAGAATGTGGAGGGGTATAAATGAAAAGGTTTAAAAAATTATTACCAATCGTTATGTCAGTAGTTATGGTGGCTGCCACAATGGCAGGCTGTGGATCAAGCAGTAATTCAGGAAGTGCTGGAGGAGATAAGAAATCAGACTCTAAATCTTCAGATGTTTTAATTGGTTCAGCTATATATAAATTTGATGATACTTTTATGACAGGCGTTCGTACAGCTATGGAAGCTCAAGCTAAGGATAAGGGTGCAACTATTGAGTTAGTGGATTCTCAAAATAAGCAGCCTACACAAAACGAACAAGTAGATACCTTTATTACAAAAGGTGTAAACGCTTTAGCAATAAATCCGGTTGATAGTACATCTGCAGGCCCAATTATTGAAAAAGCAAAGGCTAAGAATCTTCCAATAGTATTTTTAAATCGTCAACCATCAGATGCTGATATGAAGACTTATGATAAAGCATGGTATGTAGGTGCACATGCAGAACAATCTGGAACCATGTCAGGTGAATTAATAGCTGACTATTTCAAGGCACATCCAGAAGCTGATAAAAATAAGGATGGAGTAGTGCAATATGTAATGCTACAAGGAGAACCAGGACATCAAGATGCAACTCTTCGTACACAATATTCTGTAAAGGCTATAGAAGATGCTGGACTTAAAACAGAAAAGCTTGCTGCAGATACAGCAATGTGGGATAAAGCAAAAGCAACTGACCTTATGAAAGCATTTATTACAGGACAAGGTATTGATAAAATAGAAGCAGTTCTTTGTAACAATGATGATATGGCTCTTGGTGCAATAGAAGCGTTAAAGGCAGAAGGATATAATAAAGGAGATGCTAGCAAGTATATTCCAGTAGTTGGAGTAGATGCAACAGCACCAGCATTACAAGCTATGAAGGAAGGTTCTCTTCTTGGAACAGTATTAAATGATGCAGCAAACCAAGGTAAAGCAACTGTAAACATTGCTTTAGCAGCTGCTCAAGGTAAAGAAATCAATAAAGATAACATTGGTTATGATGTAACAGATGGAAAATATATATGGATAAACTATGTAAAGGTTACTCAAGACAATTATAAAGATTATATGAAATAAGGCACAATCAAAAAAATAACAAGTCCATTTGTCAGCATATTTTATATCATGCTGTAGCGGCAAATCGACCTGATAGTCCCACTGTGATGGCAATTTATCTTCTTGCCTGATGAAAATACTCATGATAACTTTGGACTTGTTATTTATCTTCATGTGCCTAAAACTTATAAAGTTAAGAATTAAGAGTTATGAGTTTGGGATAAAGTCCTCATAGGGATTTTATAAAGGATATTTTAAAAGCTATGGGCTTTTATTCCTTGACTCCTAACTCTTAACTCATAACTTAAATAGGGATACGTGGTAAAGTCCTCATCCCAGAATTGTTATTTATAAAAGGAGGATGGTTTTAATGGGTGAATATGTACTGGAGATGAATAATATAACAAAAGTTTTTCCAGGCGTAAAAGCACTAGATAACGTAACACTCAAAGTCCGCAAGGGAAGCGTTCATGCACTAATGGGAGAGAATGGTGCAGGAAAGTCAACCTTAATGAAGTGTCTTTTTGGTATTTATCATGAAGATGGTGGCGAAATTATACTAGATGGAAAGAAAATGGAGATAAATACTTCAAAGCAAGCATTGGATTTAGGCGTATCAATGATCCATCAAGAATTACACCCAATTCGTTTCCGTCCAGTTATGGAAAACATTTGGCTTGGCAGATTTCCAATGAGAGGAATTGCAGTTGATAGAAAAACCATGATTAAAAAGACACAAGAATTGTTTGATGAAATTGAGTTAGATATTAATCCAGAAATATTGGCAGGAAAACTCTCAGCCTCTAATCTTCAATTAGTTGAGATAGCAAAGGCTGTTAGCTATAATTCAAAAATTATCATTATGGATGAGCCAACTTCATCCTTAACAGAAAATGAAACTAAGCATTTATTTAAAATAATAAAACAGCTTCAAAATAAGGGATGTGCAATTATATATATATCCCACAAGATGGAGGAAATTCTTAAAATATCAGATGAAGTAACAATTATGAGAGATGGTCAGTATGTAGGAACTTGGGATGCAAAGGACCTTACAACAGATTTAATAATAAAGCGTATGGTTGGACGTGATATGACTAATAGATTTCCACCAAGAACATATAAACCAACAAAAGAGGTGGTTTTAAGAGTACAGGATTATTCATCTCCGCTACCTAAATCCTTTAAAAACGTAAGTTTCGAATTGTACAAAGGCGAGATTTTGGGAATAGGCGGACTTGTTGGTGCACAACGTACAGAATTAGTAGAAGCTTTGTTTGGACTTCGTGAAGTAGAATCTGGAAGGATAGAGAAAGATGGAAAGGAGATTAAAATTAAAACTCCAAGAGATGCGAAAGAGAGTGGCTTTGCACTTTTAACTGAGGAAAGGCGTGCTAGTGGAATTTTTGGTATTCTTTCTGTATTAGATAATACTGTAATTGCAAGTCAAAAGAAATATTCTAAAGCTGGTGTATTACAAGATTCTAGCAGATATGAAGCTGCTAAAAGGTCAAATAATGAACTTAAAACTAAAACTCCAAGCTTAGAACAATTAATTCAAAACCTTTCGGGAGGAAACCAACAAAAGGTTTTAATTGCCCGCTGGCTTCTTACAAATCCAGATATTCTTATATTGGACGAGCCTACAAGAGGAATTGATGTTGGTGCTAAGTATGAAATTTACACCATAATGCATGAATTGGTTAAGCAAGGTAAATCAATCATTATGATATCTTCTGAAATGCCAGAATTGCTTGGAATGTCAGATAGAATAATGGTTATGTGTGAAGGTAAGGTTACTGGAATTTTAGAGCAAAGCGAAGCTGATTCTGTAAAGGTTATGAATTTAGCTACAAAATTTATGCAATAAGGCATATCTCCTCTGTAAATAAATCTAATAATAAATGGACTTTTATAGGAGAAAGAAAGTGAGGTATATAATATGAGTGGAGAAAAGATAATTTCACGAAAAGAATTCGGAAAAATATTTTTAGGTATAGGTGTTCTTTTTGTGGTTTTAGGAATTGTTTTTAAATTTATTCTAAATCCAAGGGTTTTTTATGATTTACCAATTTATATTATGGGAGTTGGTATAGCAGTACTTATCTTTGGAGGCAAGCAATATATAGATAAGAAAAATGCGGATATGGATGTTGTTTTTTCAGCAAAAACTGTTAAGAACTTTTTGACAGATAATGCTATCATTTTAGCACTATTAATACTAGTTATTGTAATCATGGTAATTCAGCCAAGGTTCATGCAGTACGCTGTATTTCTTGATATATTAACACAATCATCAACAAAAATGATTGTTGCCCTTGGAGTTTGTTTTACATTACTTATTGCTGGTACTGACTTATCAGCAGGTCGTATGGTTGGACTTGCAGCAGTAATATCTACTTCAATGCTTCAAAATCCAGACTATGCTAATAGGTTTTTCCCAGGATTACCGCAGATAGCAGTTATTATTCCTATAATACTAGCTGTACTTGCCTGCGCTTTATTTGGAGTATTCAATGGATTTTTAGTAGCAAAATATGACATGCATCCATTTATAGCTACCTTGGCATCGCAAGTTATAGTTTATGGTGCAACTTCTTTGTATTTTGATATGCCACCTAATAAATCACAACCAATTGGTGGTATTAGACCGGATTTTATAGCTTTAGGACAGACAAAACTATTTCAAATAGGAAGTTTCCCAGGAATATCAATTCTAGTTCCAATTGCTGTAGTATTTATTATTCTAGTTTGGTTCATCTTGAATAAGACTGTATTTGGTAAGAATGTATATGCAATCGGAGGTAATCGTGAAGCAGCTATAGTTTCAGGTGTTAATGTATTTGCAACTATAATGGGAATATTTATCTTCGCAGCACTTTTATATGGTGTTGGAGGTGTATTAGAGGCAGCTAGAACAGCTGGTGCAACCAATAATTATGGTAATGGTTACGAACTTGATGCAATTGCGGCCTGCGTTGTTGGTGGTGTTTCACTAAATGGTGGTGTTGGTAAAGTAGGAGGAATAGTAAGCGGTGTTTTAATATTTACTGTTATTCAGTATGGATTACAATTTATCGCTGTAAGTCCTATGTGGCAGCAAGTTATTAAAGGTATTATAATTGCCGTTGCTGTTGCTATCGATATGGCAAAGTATAGAAGAAAATAGAAATTAAATAAGGAAAGTGTATAATACAGGTAAATCTTTTAATGTAATATAAAAGATTTACCTGTATTTTTGTTACAAAGAAGGTTGTGGAAAAAATTTGTAATGCTACTGGTAATAATTAAGTTCTTAATGTATAATAATATCTGAATCTTATGAAATGTTTGAATAATTTAGTTCATCTATTGGAGGTAATTAAATGAGTTTATATAAAATCATGATTGTAGATGATGAGGAAGAAATAAGACTCGGTATTATAAAAAAGATTGATTGGAATGAAAACGGATTCATGGTGGTTGGAGATGCAGAAAATGGACAGGAAGCACTTGAAAAAGCTGAAAAGCTTCAGCCAGATGTCATAATGACTGATATTAAGATGCCATTTATGGATGGACTAGAATTAGGGGAAAAACTTGTAGAATTAATGCCATCTACGAAAATAATAGTATTTTCAGGATATGATGACTTTGAATATGCTCATAAAGCAATCAAAATAAATGTAGTTGAATATGTTTTAAAACCAATTAACTCAATCGAACTAATTGAAGTTTTAAAAAGGCTTAAGGAACAGTTAGATAGGGAATATAGTGAAAAGAGAAATTTAGAAAATTTATATAAATACTACGTGAAAAGTCTTCCGGTAATCAGAGAACAATTCTTAGTAGGAGCTATAGAGGGAAAGATAACTGAAGAAAAATGGAAAGAACAAGCAGAAGATTTAAGTATAGACTTTAACTATAAATATGTAAATGTAGCACTAATTCATGCGGATGGTACTTTAAAATTAAATGAGGGTAGCGATGAATTAATTGAAAAAGAAACAAGTCTGGTACCAATATCCATAAAAAATATAGTAGATGAAACCTTATATAAATATTGTAAGTTTGTAAGCTTTCTTTATTCTGATACGGTTGTAGTTATAGGAAATTTTCAAGAAGAGGAAGATATATTATCTTTTATAAAAGGAATAAATGAGGTTTGTAAGGTATATGAACGTATTATGAATTTAACAATATCAGCCGGAATAGGTTATACTTACCCTAGCTTTTCAGAAATAAGCTCTTCATATAGAACTGCGCGAAATGCACTAGATTATAGATTTATACTTGGTACGGGTAAAGCAATTTATATTGATGATGTAGAACCAGATAATTCTATCCAGCTTAGATTTGATGAAGAAGAGGAACGTGCAATGTTAAATTCAATAAAAATATCTACAGAAGATGAAATTGCGAAAACAATAGAAAATTTATTTAAGAAAGTAGAAGATTTACTTTTGCCATTTAACCAATATAGAATTTATATTATGGAAATGATGACATCTTTATTAAAACTTGTACAAACTTATAAGCTAGAAATGAATGATATCTTTGGAGGAGACTTTAATTGTTATAGCTATTTGGATTCTTTTGATTCTATACACGAAGTAAAAGAATGGCTAATACAAAAGGCTGTCAAGGTAAACGTTTCTATAAAAAAGGAACGTATAAATTCATCAATGTTACTT harbors:
- the mglC gene encoding galactose/methyl galactoside ABC transporter permease MglC codes for the protein MSGEKIISRKEFGKIFLGIGVLFVVLGIVFKFILNPRVFYDLPIYIMGVGIAVLIFGGKQYIDKKNADMDVVFSAKTVKNFLTDNAIILALLILVIVIMVIQPRFMQYAVFLDILTQSSTKMIVALGVCFTLLIAGTDLSAGRMVGLAAVISTSMLQNPDYANRFFPGLPQIAVIIPIILAVLACALFGVFNGFLVAKYDMHPFIATLASQVIVYGATSLYFDMPPNKSQPIGGIRPDFIALGQTKLFQIGSFPGISILVPIAVVFIILVWFILNKTVFGKNVYAIGGNREAAIVSGVNVFATIMGIFIFAALLYGVGGVLEAARTAGATNNYGNGYELDAIAACVVGGVSLNGGVGKVGGIVSGVLIFTVIQYGLQFIAVSPMWQQVIKGIIIAVAVAIDMAKYRRK
- a CDS encoding TM1266 family iron-only hydrogenase system putative regulator — encoded protein: METRIALIGIIVEDMNSTDKLNSILHEYSQYMVGRMGIPYRQKNVGIISVVIDATNDIISSLSGKLGMIEGISVKTMYSKTAK
- a CDS encoding DegV family protein, whose translation is MEARIIVDSCVDFNYEVFGNEEYMERIPFKIIIDDEEIIDKDLDRTVLLEKMKNSKNKIGTACPSPNDFLEALKKSKDNFIVTISGKLSGSYNSAILAKEMLLEEFPESFVHVFDCKTAVSGADLVVLKIKQLIEEKVQNKRIVEEVTEYIHGMKTLFVLEKLDNLVKNGRISSMKALMGSLLQVIPIMTALDGEITLKEQVRGKKKAFNRLVDMIGEESIDFKNKILGIGHINAKEKAEKLKEAIKSKYNFKDIIVFEGGGLSTVYADDGGIVICY
- a CDS encoding response regulator, whose product is MSLYKIMIVDDEEEIRLGIIKKIDWNENGFMVVGDAENGQEALEKAEKLQPDVIMTDIKMPFMDGLELGEKLVELMPSTKIIVFSGYDDFEYAHKAIKINVVEYVLKPINSIELIEVLKRLKEQLDREYSEKRNLENLYKYYVKSLPVIREQFLVGAIEGKITEEKWKEQAEDLSIDFNYKYVNVALIHADGTLKLNEGSDELIEKETSLVPISIKNIVDETLYKYCKFVSFLYSDTVVVIGNFQEEEDILSFIKGINEVCKVYERIMNLTISAGIGYTYPSFSEISSSYRTARNALDYRFILGTGKAIYIDDVEPDNSIQLRFDEEEERAMLNSIKISTEDEIAKTIENLFKKVEDLLLPFNQYRIYIMEMMTSLLKLVQTYKLEMNDIFGGDFNCYSYLDSFDSIHEVKEWLIQKAVKVNVSIKKERINSSMLLIEKAKEYIGENYSDCDISVEKLCSELHVSPTYFSTIFKRETGMNFVNYLTSVRLEEAVKLLNTTDYKTYMIADKVGYPEANYFSYVFKKEFGVSPSKYRKN
- the hydG gene encoding [FeFe] hydrogenase H-cluster radical SAM maturase HydG, producing MYNVKSKVATEFIDEEEILESLEYAKKNKNNRELINQILEKAKDCKGLSHREAIVLLECELEDENEKMYKLAKEIKQKFYGNRIVMFAPLYLSNYCVNGCTYCPYHYKNKHIARKKLTQEDIKREVIALQDMGHKRLALETGEDPVNNPIEYVLESIKTIYSIKHKNGAIRRANVNIAATTVDNYRKLKEAGIGTYILFQETYNKKAYEELHPTGPKHDYAYHTEAMDRAMEGGIDDVGMGVLFGLNMYKYDFVGLLMHAEHLEAAMGVGPHTISVPRIRPADDINPEEFSNAISDDIFAKIVAVLRISVPYTGLIVSTRESQKSREKVLELGVSQISGGSSTSVGGYAEREKEEDNSAQFDVSDNRTLDEIVNWLLERGHIPSFCTACYREGRTGDRFMSLVKSGQIANCCQPNALMTLKEYLEDYASADTKEKGEEAIKNEIPRIPNEKVRKVVLEHLEDLHEGKRDFRF
- a CDS encoding sugar ABC transporter ATP-binding protein, producing MGEYVLEMNNITKVFPGVKALDNVTLKVRKGSVHALMGENGAGKSTLMKCLFGIYHEDGGEIILDGKKMEINTSKQALDLGVSMIHQELHPIRFRPVMENIWLGRFPMRGIAVDRKTMIKKTQELFDEIELDINPEILAGKLSASNLQLVEIAKAVSYNSKIIIMDEPTSSLTENETKHLFKIIKQLQNKGCAIIYISHKMEEILKISDEVTIMRDGQYVGTWDAKDLTTDLIIKRMVGRDMTNRFPPRTYKPTKEVVLRVQDYSSPLPKSFKNVSFELYKGEILGIGGLVGAQRTELVEALFGLREVESGRIEKDGKEIKIKTPRDAKESGFALLTEERRASGIFGILSVLDNTVIASQKKYSKAGVLQDSSRYEAAKRSNNELKTKTPSLEQLIQNLSGGNQQKVLIARWLLTNPDILILDEPTRGIDVGAKYEIYTIMHELVKQGKSIIMISSEMPELLGMSDRIMVMCEGKVTGILEQSEADSVKVMNLATKFMQ
- a CDS encoding sugar porter family MFS transporter gives rise to the protein MKRKISPALIYFFGAFGGFMFGYDIGIINGALPGIKTTWNIDPWLEGLITSGLFAGAMIGASLMASLADRFGRRKMIMWSAIVFAIGAIGSGISNSTSFLIASRIVLGVAVGGASALVPMYMGEISPAETRGKLSGLNQLMITVGMLIAYGVNYAFVHVFEGWRWMLGGAMVPAAILLFGAFLLPESPRFLVRIGKNELARQVLLALRSSEEAESEYKEIINVNHSDSGSFKDLFGKRALPAVVAGCGLTLLQQIQGANTIFYYSSQILEKVFGSSIAGVISTVGIGIVFVLATIVTLLIVDKFKRRSLFMSGSIGMGTCLLLVGLIYPAAQSNHAWATWTVFFFICLYVIFYAYSWAAVTWIVVGELFPSHVRGLATGIASTVNWFGNILVALFFPILLETVGLSVIFFGFAAICVIGFLFAKYVLYETKGKSLEEIEKYLYDRSIGKVVGLMES
- a CDS encoding galactose ABC transporter substrate-binding protein gives rise to the protein MKRFKKLLPIVMSVVMVAATMAGCGSSSNSGSAGGDKKSDSKSSDVLIGSAIYKFDDTFMTGVRTAMEAQAKDKGATIELVDSQNKQPTQNEQVDTFITKGVNALAINPVDSTSAGPIIEKAKAKNLPIVFLNRQPSDADMKTYDKAWYVGAHAEQSGTMSGELIADYFKAHPEADKNKDGVVQYVMLQGEPGHQDATLRTQYSVKAIEDAGLKTEKLAADTAMWDKAKATDLMKAFITGQGIDKIEAVLCNNDDMALGAIEALKAEGYNKGDASKYIPVVGVDATAPALQAMKEGSLLGTVLNDAANQGKATVNIALAAAQGKEINKDNIGYDVTDGKYIWINYVKVTQDNYKDYMK